TTCCGTCCGCTTTGACAGATTGTCGGACGCCTGGGAGATTTCCCCGCTGCCATTGCGCACTGCATGCGCGGCACTGCCGACGTCCAGCAAAGCTGTTCGCAATTGCTCGACAGAGCGGTTGAAATCATGGCGAAGCGCTTCAAACCGGGGAGCGAATTCCTCGCGGATTTCACAGAGCATATCCCCTGACGCCAAGCGCTTCAACCCGGCTGCAAGCGAACCCGTCGCGCGGTTCAGACGCTCCTCGGCCTCCGCTTCCGCAACGCGCTGAACTTCAATGCGTTCAAGCTCACCACGGTGCCGCATCTCTTCGGTTTCAGATTCAAGCTGCTTGTTACGAATGGCGGCTTCCCGGAAAATCTCAACCGAGCGGGCCATGGCTCCCACTTCATCCTGACGGATGGTGAAGGGGATATTTTTCTGCGTATCGCCATCGGCAAGGGCTCGCATGGACTGTGTGAGAGTACCGATGGGAGCAACAACGCGTCTTACGACAATCGCCATGCCTGCAATGGTCAGGAGGATTGAGCCAACCAGCAAGGCGCTATACAAAATAACCAAGGAGAATGCGGCGTTAGCCAACGAATTCGCTTTATCATTCACAACCTTCATGGCCGTAACCACGACATCAGCTATGCTGGCTTGCGCTTTGGAACTCGGAGACAACCATTGATCCAGCGTCAAATCAGCTGGTTCGCGAGCAACGACTTTTTTGTAGAGGGTATCGCGCATATCCGCGAATGCGCCACCAAAATAGACTGATTCAGCCTTGCTAAGCGCCTGTTTCAATTCTTCCGGCATCGTCGAATGATTGACGAGTGCGCGAACCTGAAGCCAGCCGGTGATGATTTTTGAATGTTGGTTCGCAACCTCAAGAACATCAGGCATAGCGAGAGGTGTTTGCAGAGCGATAGCCTTGTTGAGCAGGATGTTTTCCGCTCCGGCCGCTGAGCGGGTTACCCATGCATTGGTCCTGACCTGCAAAAGATCTGTCAGGCTGTTATCCAGCGAACGAATGGCGGATTCGGTAAAAACCGAGCTTTTTTCAAGATCATCAAGCACGCTATCGCCATACGAAAGCTGCTTTGCATTCAACTCCTTATTGCGACTTTCCAGAGGAAGGGAAAACTGCGCATCAAGCGGCTGGCGCATCGAGACGATCGTGTCGTAATGTCCTTTGATCTTGTTCAACATCGCCGCGAATTCTGGCGTACCGACAACGGTGACCGCTGCGGTAAAATCCTTCATCGCCGCGTCGACCTTCTGGCGGTCGACAGGAACATCCTTGGCAGTCGTTCCAGCCTTTTCCGGGCTTGTCATAAAGACGGTGTTGGTATGGCCGCGCTCCAGGCGGTAATTCAACAGAAAATCAAACAGCGCCTTATTAACCGCCGTCAGTTTTGCGACATCGCGGAACACACCGAACTGGTTGTAAGCGACATAGAGCGATCGCGACACCATGGCGCCCAAGGCAATGCTGATAATAAGAAAAACTGAAACCAGAACGTTCCGGATAGAAAACATAATCCCCCCAAAGGCACTAAACCCCTGGATGAATTTCATCACGCAAACAACTAATATACTGTTAAAATTACAATATCGGACAAACAACCCTGAGATGAAAAAACACCTCAGGGTTGTCAATAATCACAATTACCGGGTCAGGCGCTTGTAGCTGACGCGCTTCGGGTTGACGCTTTCAGCACCCAACCGACGGATCTTGTCCTTTTCGTAGTCCTCGAAATTGCCTTCGAACCATTCCACGTGGCTGTCGCCTTCGAAGGCGAGAATGTGGGTGGCCAGACGGTCGAGGAACATGCGGTCATGCGAGATGATGATCGCGCAGCCGGCAAAGCTTTCCAGCGCATTTTCCAGCGCGCCGAGCGTTTCGGTATCGAGGTCGTTGGTCGGTTCGTCGAGCAGCAGAACATTGCCGCCAGCCTTCAGCATCTTGGCCAGATGCACGCGGTTGCGCTGACCGCCGGAGAGATTGCCGACCTTCTGTTGCTGGTCGCCGCCCTTGAAGTTGAAGGCACCGCAATAGGCGCGGGAGTTCATGTCGAACTTGCCGAGCTTGATGATTTCGGCCCCACCGGAAATTTCTTCCCAAACGGTCTTGTCGGCAGCCAACGTATCGCGGCTCTGGTCGACGTAACCAAGCTGCACGCTGTCGCCAACTTTAACCGAGCCGGAATCTGGGGTTTCCTGGCCGGTGATCATCCGAAACAGCGTCGTCTTACCGGCACCGTTCGGGCCAATCACGCCGACAATGCCGCCCGGCGGTAGTTTCAGGCTCAGGTTGTCGATCAGCAGACGGTCGCCGTAGGATTTGGAAATCCCGTCCAGCTCGATGACCACCTGGCCCAGTCGCTCGCTGACGGGAATGATGATCTGCGCATCGCCGGGACGCTGCTTTTCAGCCGCTTCCACCAGTTGCTCATAGGACTTGATACGGGCCTTGGACTTGGCCTGACGGGCCTTGGGGCTGGATGCGATCCATTCCTGCTCGCGCGACAGCGCCTTCTGACGCGACGC
The Allorhizobium ampelinum S4 genome window above contains:
- a CDS encoding methyl-accepting chemotaxis protein: MFSIRNVLVSVFLIISIALGAMVSRSLYVAYNQFGVFRDVAKLTAVNKALFDFLLNYRLERGHTNTVFMTSPEKAGTTAKDVPVDRQKVDAAMKDFTAAVTVVGTPEFAAMLNKIKGHYDTIVSMRQPLDAQFSLPLESRNKELNAKQLSYGDSVLDDLEKSSVFTESAIRSLDNSLTDLLQVRTNAWVTRSAAGAENILLNKAIALQTPLAMPDVLEVANQHSKIITGWLQVRALVNHSTMPEELKQALSKAESVYFGGAFADMRDTLYKKVVAREPADLTLDQWLSPSSKAQASIADVVVTAMKVVNDKANSLANAAFSLVILYSALLVGSILLTIAGMAIVVRRVVAPIGTLTQSMRALADGDTQKNIPFTIRQDEVGAMARSVEIFREAAIRNKQLESETEEMRHRGELERIEVQRVAEAEAEERLNRATGSLAAGLKRLASGDMLCEIREEFAPRFEALRHDFNRSVEQLRTALLDVGSAAHAVRNGSGEISQASDNLSKRTEQQAASLEQTAAALEQITVNVRATSQRTSDARDLVRNTRTRAEHSGAVVGNAVTAMGRIEEASSKITQIISVIDEIAFQTNLLALNAGVEAARAGEAGKGFAVVAQEVRELAQRSANAAKEIKALIANSEVAVGDGVRLVNDTGKGLSEIAELVQAINAHMDAIATAAQEQSVGLSEVNTAVNHMDHATQQNAAMVEEMSAAGAGLASEATRLADLLANFETGGQKAGLSLASTGGVQRSTRPAAAAPARTERQPASLTRASRPVAIQSRGNAAVAVSKDAWEEF
- the ettA gene encoding energy-dependent translational throttle protein EttA: MARQFIYHMSGLNKAYGAKKILENVNLSFYPDAKIGILGPNGAGKSTVLRIIAGLDKEYTGEAWLAEGATMGYLEQEPKLNPDKTVFENVMEGVASKTAVLDRYNELMMNYSDETADEGAKLQDIIDSQNLWDLENQVEMAMDALRCPPGDSDVTSLSGGERRRVALCKLLLSKPDLLLLDEPTNHLDAETIGWLENHLREYPGSVLMITHDRYFLDNVTGWILELDRGRGIPYEGNYSAYLQAKAKRLMQESREDASRQKALSREQEWIASSPKARQAKSKARIKSYEQLVEAAEKQRPGDAQIIIPVSERLGQVVIELDGISKSYGDRLLIDNLSLKLPPGGIVGVIGPNGAGKTTLFRMITGQETPDSGSVKVGDSVQLGYVDQSRDTLAADKTVWEEISGGAEIIKLGKFDMNSRAYCGAFNFKGGDQQQKVGNLSGGQRNRVHLAKMLKAGGNVLLLDEPTNDLDTETLGALENALESFAGCAIIISHDRMFLDRLATHILAFEGDSHVEWFEGNFEDYEKDKIRRLGAESVNPKRVSYKRLTR